A single Anopheles funestus chromosome 2RL, idAnoFuneDA-416_04, whole genome shotgun sequence DNA region contains:
- the LOC125763689 gene encoding uncharacterized protein LOC125763689, translated as MYRWQILALLLLSIGGVISMTLGSVFQVFSVPLETVDLGGYCDRLESQLEATDSSIILLQIGRPSKAYEVVPGGRNVTKASSCEFLNHSDETVANSKAKDLIVQEIQDSVLAVKRHLIVEYITLLTADGEYLLTLERTGDFEEPIGLEPKFGGLSAKEKLLLSLVGGGSGGRIKSYGPKKS; from the exons ATGTATCGTTGGCAGATATTAGCGCTACTGCTGTTGTCTATCGGTGGTGTCATTAGCATGACACTGGGCAGCGTGTTTCAAGTGTTTTCTGTACCCTTGGAAACGGTGGACCTCGGTGGTTACTGCGATCGATTAGAGAGCCAACTGGAGGCAACAGATTCTTCGATCATTTTGCTACAAATTGGACGACCGAGTAAGGCATACGAAGTGGTCCCGGGTGGAAGGAATGTCACCAAAGCTTCCAGTTGTGAGTTCCTGAACCATAGTGACGAAACTGTTGCGAATTCGAAAGCGAAGGATCTTATTGTGCAAGAAATTCAAGACAG TGTTCTCGCCGTCAAAAGGCACCTCATCGTGGAGTACATAACCCTTCTCACGGCGGACGGTGAATATCTGTTGACCCTTGAACGTACCGGTGACTTCGAAG AACCGATTGGTCTCGAACCGAAGTTTGGTGGGCTTAGTGCGAAGGAGAAGCTTCTGCTTTCGCTCgtcggtggtggtagtggggGGCGTATTAAGAGTTATGGACCAAAAAAATCTTAG
- the LOC125763692 gene encoding uncharacterized protein LOC125763692, producing MKQQHRTTASIGLLLCLVIGLAVGAPQQADTIEKHDHDEIRTIVTDLLASGTYISLDEHQIRLIEGVLFEKFLFVTEDGFIITLSTEIVIDKNYKPKVVSYFDIRDDDAQKVLLSLLGGGNINTLTVKKLR from the exons atgaAACAGCAACATCGAACAACAGCAAGCATTGGGTTACTCTTGTGCTTAGTGATTGGATTGGCAGTGGGTGCACCTCAGCAGGCAGATACGATCGAGAAACATGATCACGATGAAATACGAACGATCGTAACGGATCTACTCGCCAGTGG CACATACATCAGCTTAGACGAGCATCAGATCCGTCTCATCGAAGGCGtactgtttgagaaatttctTTTCGTCACTGAAGATGGTTTTATTATCACCCTAAGCACTGAGATAGTGATTG ATAAAAACTACAAACCAAAGGTAGTTTCCTATTTTGATATCAGGGATGATGACGCGCAGAAAGTTCTTCTGTCACTGTTGGGCGGAGGAAACATTAATACTTTAACCGTGAAAAAACTACGATGA